Proteins encoded within one genomic window of Neodiprion fabricii isolate iyNeoFabr1 chromosome 6, iyNeoFabr1.1, whole genome shotgun sequence:
- the LOC124184828 gene encoding potassium/sodium hyperpolarization-activated cyclic nucleotide-gated channel 1-like, with protein sequence MVLSMYALCLILPYQAAFDMDRKIRGWTQAKNLFIGFFNADIIVNLRTGYYDQTLRTVQLDSWMVAKNYMFHSTFFVDLIGSIPTDIFFLAHWNELVVLREVTSLIIIFRGFSMYSYTHRLATSYDISIGIVNIIIFIGLIFLALHWQACFHYIVPLAVESLGKPKAPDDSSWIAQNMLWGSTPQTKYRSSLFRAVAIFTCSGFNGAPPSTMEDQYLAIIFQVLSVFIMCKMVGAMMQIYKTMNSSSLKYQAMTAQLTQYIRHKQLPVENQQRFMTYHEFRYQHNYFRESEILSTVSSQISQEIGMHSCRKLVENVTFFNNLPMSLLVRIVALLRSEIFLTNDVIVRANQPGDCMYFIASGTVAIYTKSGKEVCHLEDGAHFGEIALVMPDERRVASVVAVEICELYRLERADFTRTIHPYPMLWERIKKIAMERHEKTTILNAQ encoded by the exons ATGGTACTATCCATGTATGCCCTTTGTTTGATTCTGCCATACCAAGCTGCCTTTGACATGGATCGGAAAATCCGTGGTTGGACCCAGgcgaaaaatttgttcatcgGTTTCTTTAACGCGGACATCATCGTGAATTTGAGGACTGG GTACTACGACCAAACTCTTCGGACAGTGCAACTGGATTCTTGGATGGTAGCAAAAAATTACATGTTCCACAGTACTTTCTTTGTCGATTTGATCGGCTCGATACCGACGGACATATTTTTCTTGGCTCATTGGAACGAGCTGGTAGTATTGCGGGAGGTGACCTCgctgataataatattcaggGGATTTTCCATGTACTCGTATACACATAGGCTAGCCACCTCCTACGACATATCGATCGGGATTGTgaacataataatattcatcgGACTGATATTCCTGGCCCTCCACTGGCAGGCCTGCTTCCACTACATAGTACCACTAGCCGTTGAGTCTCTGGGGAAGCCGAAAGCTCCCGACGATAGCTCCTGGATTGCACAAAACATGCTCTGGGGGTCGACTCCTCAGACGAAATACCGCAGCAGCCTATTTCGCGCGGTTGCCATCTTCACTTGTTCCGGGTTCAACGGAGCTCCTCCTTCCACGATGGAGGACCAGTACTTGGCCATCATCTTCCAGGTGTTGTCGGTCTTCATTATGTGCAAGATGGTCGGCGCGATGATGCAGATATACAAGACGATGAACAGCTCGTCCCTCAAGTACCAGGCGATGACCGCCCAGCTGACTCAGTACATAAGGCACAAGCAGCTCCCTGTGGAAAACCAGCAGCGATTCATGACCTACCACGAGTTTCGCTACCAGCACAACTACTTCAGGGAGTCGGAGATCCTGAGCACGGTTTCCAGCCAGATCAGCCAGGAGATAGGGATGCACTCGTGCAGGAAGCTGGTCGAGAACGTCACCTTCTTCAACAACTTGCCGATGTCGTTGCTGGTAAGAATCGTGGCCCTCCTTCGCTCCGAGATATTCCTCACCAACGACGTGATCGTGCGGGCCAATCAGCCGGGGGACTGCATGTATTTCATCGCCTCCGGGACCGTCGCCATTTACACCAAGTCCGGGAAGGAAGTCTGCCACCTAGAGGACGGTGCCCATTTCGGAGAAATCGCTTTGGTCATGCCGGACGAACGTCGAGTCGCGAGTGTCGTTGCTGTAGAAATTTGCGAACTTTACAGGCTGGAGCGCGCCGATTTTACTCGGACTATACACCCTTACCCCATGCTTTGGGAGCGGATTAAAAAAATCGCCATGGAACGACACGAGAAGACAACGATTTTGAACGCGCAGTGA
- the LOC124184717 gene encoding leucine--tRNA ligase, cytoplasmic, which produces MAAERKGTFKVEYLQKIERDVQKQWENAKVYEEDAPLSQRQSPDEKFLATFPFPYMNGRLHLGHTFSLSKCEFAVRYNRLLGKKVLFPFGFHCTGMPIKACADKLKREMETYGNPPKFPLDEEVVTEKIDDIVMKDKSKGKKSKAVAKAGGAKYQWQIMQSLGLNDEEIQKFSDANYWLDYFPPLAVQDLKSIGIHVDWRRMFITTDANPFFDSFVRWQFQHLKARNKVKYGKRYTVFSPKDNQPCMDHDRSSGEGVGPQEYTLIKMKLLESYPAALKVVQGKPVYLVAATLRPETMYGQTNCWIRPDMRYVAYSLANGDIYISTERAARNLSYQGFTKTEGKIDIVAQLSGQDILGLPLHAPLSSNEVIYTLPMLTIKEDKGTGIVTSVPSDSPDDYAALVDLKKKQPFREKYGITDNMVLPYDPIPIIQVPEFGNLSAVTVYDQLKIQSQNDKEKLLTAKEMVYLKGFYDGVLLVGEYKGKKIQDVKKDLQKKLVDAKDAMVYYEPEKTIISRSNDECVVALCNQWYLDYGEANWKKQAEQALENLETFHDEVRKNFTACLNWLHEYACSRTYGLGTKLPWDEYWLIESLSDSTIYMAYYTVAHLIQGGTFKGDKPNALGIKAEEMTPEVWDYIFFKDAKLPHGSIKKEALDKMRREFQYWYPVDLRVSGKDLVQNHLTFFIYNHTAIWPDQPELWPKGIRANGHLLLNSAKMSKSDGNFLTLTDAVRKFSADGMRLCLADSGDSVEDANFVESTADAGILRLYTYIEWIKEVMVSKNTFRKGEPNTFNDRVFQSEMNLKILETKENYHKMLYKEALRTGFYEFQAARDKYLQLTLSDGINLTLIMKFIEIQTILMAPICPHVAEHVWTLIEKKDSILNARWPMAGPIDEILVKSSQYLMEAAHTFRIHLKNQLTVKKPAKGKAAPSPPEIPTFGTIWVAKTFPPWQSTVLTSMKQLFEKNGGKLPDNKVISTELSTKTELKKYMKRVMPFVQATREKMDTLGVSALNLTLDFDEVDVLTINQDYLRSTLDLEKIEIKYSDEAPEKTKEECCPGAPYISFSTRPGLPVTVVNPQKCNSLFTKIIKLSDGDRAVDVSARIAKDNKLIKDATSVRLYRYEDSILGPRTISKVDDILNGKILVPPTAVFSVNLDTGTVKLDVEGKKYPTGLDLLYVVE; this is translated from the exons ATG gCAGCGGAAAGAAAAGGTACCTTCAAGGTTGAGTACCTGCAGAAGATTGAAAGAGATGTCCAAAAGCAATGGGAAAATGCTAAGGTATACGAAGAAGATGCTCCATTGTCTCAAAGACAATCGCCAGATGAAAAGTTCTTGGCTACTTTTCCATTTCCATACATGAATGGACGTCTTCATCTGGGGCACACTTTCTCTCTGTCCAAATGCGAG TTCGCAGTTCGCTACAATCGTCTCTTGGGCAAAAAGGTTTTGTTTCCATTTGGATTTCATTGCACAGGCATGCCTATAAAAGCTTGCGCTGACAAACTTAAGAGAGAAATGGAAACGTATGGAAACCCACCAAAGTTTCCACTCGACGAAGAAGTCGTTACTGAAAAGATTGACGATATTGTCATGAAGGATaaaagtaaaggaaaaaag AGCAAAGCTGTAGCCAAAGCAGGTGGCGCGAAATATCAGTGGCAGATTATGCAGAGCCTTGGATTAAATGATGAGgaaatccaaaaattttcagatgcCAATTATTGGTTGGATTACTTTCCACCGCTGGCTGTGCAGGACTTGAAATCGATCGGAATACAC GTAGACTGGCGACGCATGTTCATAACAACCGATGCGAATCCGTTCTTCGATTCTTTCGTTAGATGGCAGTTCCAACATCTAAAAGCGAGAAACAAAGTGAAGTATGGAAAGCGGTACACAGTATTCTCACCCAAGGACAATCAGCCATGTATGGACCATGACAGATCCTCTGGAGAAGGCGTCGGACCACAGGAATACACCCTAATCAAAATGAAACTACTCGAATCATATCCTGCCGCACTTAA AGTTGTTCAGGGTAAGCCTGTCTATCTAGTCGCCGCTACACTGAGACCGGAGACTATGTACGGTCAAACAAATTGCTGGATTCGTCCGGACATGCGGTACGTTGCTTACAGCTTAGCAAATGGGGACATTTATATCTCTACAGAGAGAGCTGCACGCAATCTGTCTTATCAAGGCTTTACAAAAACCGAGGGTAAAATAGACATTGTTGCTCAATTGAGCGGACAG GATATTCTTGGCCTTCCACTTCATGCGCCTTTATCCAGCAACGAAGTGATATACACTCTACCCATGCTTACTATAAAAGAGGACAAAGGTACGGGTATCGTGACATCAGTTCCCAGTGATTCTCCGGATGATTACGCGGCACTTGTAGATCTGAAAAAGAAGCAACCCTTTAGAGAAAAGTATGGCATCACAGACAATATGGTGCTACCTTATGATCCT ATACCAATAATTCAAGTCCCTGAATTTGGAAATCTTTCCGCTGTAACGGTTTATGACCAACTGAAAATCCAGTCTCAAAATGATAAAGAGAAGCTTCTAACTGCCAAAGAAATGGTATATCTCAAAGGTTTTTACGACGGTGTGCTTTTGGTAGGTGAATACAAAGGGAAGAAAATTCAAGACGTTAAAAAGGACTTACAGAAGAAACTCGTTGACGCCAAAGATGCAATGGTATACTATGAACCTGAAAAAACGATAATATCAAGGTCAAACGACGAATGTGTTGTCGCTTTGTGTAACCAGTGGTACCTAGACTATGGCGAAGCAAACTGGAAAAAGCAGGCTGAACAAGCTTTAGAAAACTTGGAAACTTTCCATGATGAAGTTAGGAAGAATTTCACTGCATGTCTGAATTGGCTGCATGAATATGCCTGCTCTCGAACTTATGGATTAG GTACTAAACTGCCCTGGGATGAATACTGGCTCATTGAGTCTCTGTCAGACTCAACTATCTACATGGCGTACTATACAGTAGCACATTTGATACAAGGCGGAACATTCAAAGGGGATAAACCCAATGCTCTTGGTATAAA GGCTGAAGAAATGACTCCGGAAGTCTGggattacatatttttcaaagatgcTAAGTTGCCACATGGATCTATAAAGAAAGAAGCGCTAGATAAAATGCGACGAGAGTTCCAGTATTGGTATCCGGTCGACCTACGTGTTTCTGGAAAAGATTTGGTCCAAAATCATCTTACCTTCTTTATTTATAACCATACCGCTATTTGGCCGGATCAACCCGAATTATGGCCTAAAGGCATAAGGGCGAACGGACATCTACTTCTTAATTCAGCTAAA aTGTCTAAATCGGATGGAAATTTCCTTACGTTGACTGACGCAGTGCGTAAGTTCTCTGCAGATGGTATGCGGCTCTGTTTGGCCGACTCCGGTGACTCTGTAGAAGATGCGAACTTTGTCGAAAGCACCGCTGATGCAGGAATCCTCAGGCTTTATACGTACATTGAGTGGATCAAAGAAGTTATGGTCTCAAAGAATACGTTCAGAAAAGGGGAGCCTAATACTTTCAATGATCGAGTCTTCCAGAG TGAAATGAATCTGAAGATACTTGAGACCAAGGAAAACTATCACAAGATGCTGTACAAAGAAGCACTTCGAACTGGATTCTATGAATTTCAGGCAGCGAGAGATAAATATCTGCAACTTACTCTGTCAGATGGAATTAATCTGACACTTATAATGAAGTTCATTGAAATCCAAACCATTCTAATGGCTCCCATTTGTCCGCACGTTGCCGAGCATGTTTGGACCTTGATTGAGAAG AAAGACAGTATTTTAAACGCCCGTTGGCCTATGGCTGGTCCGATTGATGAAATCTTGGTGAAATCTTCACAGTACCTAATGGAAGCCGCACATACTTTCAGAATCCATCTGAAAAATCAACTTACCGTGAAAAAGCCTGCTAAAGGGAAGGCTGCTCCTTCTCCTCCTGAAATACCTACTTTTGGTACGATTTGGGTGGCAAAAACATTTCCGCCGTGGCAGAGCACTGTTCTCACGAGCATGAAACAATTATTCGAG AAGAATGGAGGGAAACTACCGGACAACAAGGTAATTTCTACGGAACTCAGTACTAAAACAGAGCTCAAGAAATACATGAAAAGAGTAATGCCTTTTGTGCAAGcaacaagagaaaaaatggATACACTTGGTGTATCAGCTTTGAATCTAACACTTGACTTCGATGAAGTTGATGTGTTGACGATAAATCAAGATTATCTTCGAAGTACTCTAGAC ttggaaaaaattgaaatcaaatacTCCGACGAGGCTCccgaaaaaacgaaagaagaatGCTGTCCTGGTGCACCGTATATAAGTTTCTCTACAAGACCAGGCCTTCCCGTTACCGTGGTGAATCCACAAAAGTGTAATAGCCTGTTTACCAAGATCATAAAACTTTCCGACGGAGACAGAGCAGTTGATGTCTCAGCGCGAATAGCTAAggataataaattgataaaag ATGCTACTTCAGTTCGCTTATACCGTTACGAAGATTCGATACTGGGGCCTAGAACTATATCAAAAGTCGACGATATACTGAATGGCAAAATCCTTGTTCCTCCAACCGCAGTTTTTAGTGTGAATTTAGATACTGGTACCGTAAAACTTGAcgtagaaggaaaaaaatacccAACTGGGCTAGATTTATTATACGTTGTAGAATAG